A single Pantoea rwandensis DNA region contains:
- a CDS encoding Maf family protein: MTPLILASTSPFRQALLSKLGLPFIAVAPDCDETPQPNETAPQLVQRLALAKAQALAAQHPQSWIIGSDQVCVLDGNITGKPHTVENACRQLAAASGKVITFYTGLALIQPQTAQQQVVCEPFNVHFRHLSQEEIRHYVEKEQPLNCAGSFKSEGMGICLFERLEGRDPNTLIGLPLIALNKMLIKVGINALG; the protein is encoded by the coding sequence ATGACACCATTAATTCTGGCCTCCACTTCCCCATTCCGTCAGGCCTTGCTGAGCAAGCTTGGCCTGCCTTTTATTGCCGTTGCGCCCGATTGCGACGAGACGCCGCAACCGAACGAAACCGCACCGCAGTTAGTGCAACGCTTAGCACTGGCTAAAGCCCAGGCGCTAGCCGCTCAGCATCCACAAAGCTGGATTATTGGTTCCGATCAGGTCTGCGTGCTTGATGGCAACATCACCGGAAAACCGCATACGGTAGAGAATGCCTGCCGACAACTGGCTGCGGCCAGCGGCAAAGTGATTACGTTTTATACCGGGCTCGCCCTGATTCAGCCTCAAACGGCACAACAACAGGTGGTTTGTGAACCGTTCAACGTACATTTTCGTCATCTAAGCCAGGAAGAAATTCGTCACTATGTGGAAAAAGAGCAGCCGTTGAATTGTGCGGGCAGCTTTAAAAGCGAAGGAATGGGAATTTGCTTGTTTGAGCGGCTGGAGGGGCGCGATCCCAATACGCTGATTGGATTACCGCTGATAGCGTTAAATAAGATGCTGATTAAAGTGGGCATCAACGCGCTGGGTTGA